Proteins from one Sabethes cyaneus chromosome 2, idSabCyanKW18_F2, whole genome shotgun sequence genomic window:
- the LOC128735095 gene encoding ADP-ribosylation factor-binding protein GGA2 produces MDPLAALDSYLRKAVNPNNDDLDISALDQFCLTLKKDPKLMINGTKLLAERIQSGNTKEVLLALEALEECMETCGKEFQSEINKFRFLNELIKLVSKKYNGDKTPKEVSDRILNVLLTWTNKYDNCIKIQEAYHLLKTQGIEHHPQQNVVVKSTPKNASRSSLDEKEFWKLRELIQSSKQEDRDKANLLIQNFYRDDERRTQMKNRRLAELQKVEENTKLLDEMLSQYRPGESSEEELAIIREIFEACEGMHPTIIRLAEETQQSEGMLEKIFEVNDALTLVLDKYRQFQLDSNQHRCKNFVPNSTTAPSTSPSGTSYTPNIVGSDPLDTFFDISTIPSNSDPARSTFDDLSEIFSSTISTDDPAKQCAASASSSVSVVNTDTILTPLVVSNGTTLGARGRIGMNPNNVDRYRNIQNFINTNTNVNNANPSRILPSADTDAMNRLRNADTQSTKLDTTPSTGKALSELDSLVNGIKSTLLTQSGSAAESEDTPPLDQDHSSEEDDILLNPVAPPPVDSRPKTKVEDPVSEKPQFKSLAEIVIDLDNIQPSREPSRTVWDDKEGLQIILNFTKDRPREDVSVIVISTINQGREIIPSFHFDASVRKPCKLRLLPASGNSLPGTKPFRPPADGITQVLLLANPLEEPVDLTCILTYCVGDDPDPIKESIVMKAVPVIKE; encoded by the exons atggatCCATTAGCTGCTCTTGATAGTTATTTGC GGAAAGCGGTTAATCCTAATAATGACGATCTGGATATTTCGGCACTTGATCAATTTTGTCTTACATTGAAAAAGGATCCAAAATTGATGATCAATGGCACTAAATTACTGGCGGAGCGAATCCAATCAGGTAACACTAAGGAAGTGCTCCTTGCACTGGAG GCTCTGGAAGAATGCATGGAAACTTGTGGAAAAGAGTTTCAATCGGAAATCAATAAGTTTCGATTTCTAAATGAACTGATTAAGTTAGTGTCGAAAAAGTACAATGGAGATAAAACACCGAAGGAGGTCTCCGACAGG ATTCTAAATGTTCTGCTGACATGGACGAATAAATATGATAACTGTATTAAAATACAGGAAGCATACCATTTGCTTAAGACACAAGGAATTGAGCATCACCCACAGCAGAATGTTGTTGTGAAGAGTACGCCTAAGAATGCTTCGCGAAGTAGTTTGGatgaaaaggaattttggaaattacGAGAGCTGATCCAAAGTTCTAAGCAAGAGGATCGCGATAAAGCTAATctgttgattcaaaatttctaTCGTGATGATGAGCGACGAACGCAGATGAAAAATCGAAGACTAGCTGAACTTCAGAAGGTAGAGGAAAATACCAAACTGCTAGATGAAATGCTTTCCCAGTACCGTCCGGGAGAAAGTTCCGAGGAAGAGTTAGCAATTATTAgggaaatttttgaagcatgcGAAGGAATGCATCCAACGATTATTCGTCTAGCAGAGGAAACGCAGCAGAGTGAGGGCATGTTGG AAAAAATCTTCGAAGTCAATGATGCTTTGACCCTAGTGCTGGATAAATATCGGCAGTTTCAATTGGATTCAAATCAGCATCggtgcaaaaattttgtaccaaattCCACAACAGCTCCATCAACATCGCCGTCTGGTACATCATATACACCAAATATTGTTGGATCGGACCCCTTAGACACATTCTTTGACATTTCTACGATTCCATCAAATAGTGATCCAGCGCGAAGCACGTTTGACGATCTGAGCGAAATTTTCTCATCAACCATCAGTACTGACGACCCAGCAAAACAATGCGCAGCTTCAGCGAGCTCTTCAGTTTCTGTTGTTAATACTGACACTATATTGACTCCGTTGGTGGTCAGCAACGGTACAACATTAGGCGCAAGAGGGCGCATTGGTATGAACCCAAACAACGTCGACAGATATAGAAATATACAGAATTTCATCAACACGAATACTAATGTTAATAATGCCAATCCTTCAAG AATTCTTCCAAGCGCTGATACGGATGCCATGAACAGGCTCAGAAACGCTGATACTCAGTCTACAAAATTGGATACAACTCCAAGCACTGGAAAGGCCTTATCGGAATTAGATTCCTTAGTAAATGGAATTAAGTCAACACTTTTGACGCAAAGCGGTTCAGCTGCAGAATCTGAGGATACACCTCCATTGGATCAAGATCATTCGAGCGAAGAGGATGACATTTTACTTAATCCCGTCGCTCCTCCGCCAGTAGATAGTAGGCCTAAAACTAAAGTTGAAGATCCTGTATCAGAAAAGCCACAGTTTAAATCGCTAGCAGAAATCGTAATTGATCTGGACAATATTCAACCAAGCCGGGAACCGTCGCGTACCGTTTGGGATGACAAGGAAGGCCTTCAAATTATACTAAATTTTACTAAAGACCGTCCACGAGAGGATGTGTCTGTGATAGTTATATCTACTATTAATCAGGGCCGAGAAATCATTCCAAGTTTCCACTTCGATGCTAGCGTTCGGAAGCCCTGTAAACTGCGTCTATTGCCAGCCTCCGGTAACAGTCTTCCCGGTACTAAACCATTCCGACCTCCGGCGGACGGAATTACCCAAGTATTGCTGCTAGCGAATCCTCTGGAAGAACCGGTAGACCTAACATGCATTCTAACATACTGCGTGGGTGATGATCCAGACCCGATTAAAGAATCTATCGTAATGAAAGCAGTTCCGGTAATAAAAGAATAA